From the Macaca nemestrina isolate mMacNem1 chromosome 7, mMacNem.hap1, whole genome shotgun sequence genome, the window tggcacgatgtcagctcactgcaacatctgcctccagggttcaagcgattcttctgcctcagcctcccgggtaggtgggattacaggcgcctaccaccacacccagctaatttttgtatggtgtttcaccgtgttggccagggtagtctagaactcctgacctcaggtgattcagcttccaaaagtgctgggattacaggcatgagccactgcacccagcagagaTTTCGTAATGTTTTAACATCTGACAGAGATAATCCCTCTCCCATCCAGTTTTAGTCAataatcttatctttttttttttttttttttttgagatagagtctcactctgtcacccaggctggagtgcagtggcacgatctctgctcactgcagcctccacctcctgggttcaacgattcaatgattctcctgccttagcctcccaggttgctaggattacaggcgtgtgccaccgtgcccagctcatttttgtatttttagtagagatggggtttcaccatgatgttggccaggctggtctcaaactcctgaccttgtgatctgcccacctttgcctcccaaagtgctgagattacaggtgtgagccactgctcccggcctctattttttttttcttccagagacagagtctcactctgtcacccaggctggagtgcagtggcgtgatcatagcttactgtaacctcaaactcctggcctcaagcaatcctcccacctcaggctcctgagtagctgggactacaggcatgtgccagcacacctggctaattttgttattttttgtagagatgaagtcttgctgtgttgctcaggctggtcttgaactcctggcctcaagcaatcctctcacctcagccacccaaagtgctggggttgtaGGCAATAATCTTATCTttcttaatgtttatttttgcaaACCTCTACTTCAGCTGCATGCTTTACCAATTTTAAATGTGAATTCTTTGAATTCCCAGGTTATTACAGATGAGGCAATCAACGAACATATCCTATAAACCACCTTATTTCTCCCAACCCCAGTTTTGGTTAGAATGTCATTTCTACACTGCCATATAACATTTACAAGCTCTGTAATCACCCTAATTGCCATTGTAGTTTTAGTCTTCATTCTAAAGTTAAATTCATTAGGTGTTCACCCCCCTAACAGTCCATGAATTTGTGTATGTTCAAAGCTGTTTGCCTATAGGTTTATACTTGAAGGACAGTTTTGTTGAATAtagataaatctttttttttttttttcctgagatagagttgcccaggctggagtgcagtggtgtgatctcagctcactacaacctccgcctcctgggttcaagcaattctcctgcctcagcctctcgagtagctgggattacaggcacgtgccaccacacccagcctgaatatAGAGAAATCTGAAACCAGCTGATTTTCTTTCCCCTTGTAAGTGATTTGATCCTTTTGCTGTTGTCCGCCGGTCTCACTGTTAGCCACCCCGCGTTAGTTTTTGTTGGCCCATGGTATCGCTTTCACAGGTTCTTATATCCTTATaggttatatatttaaatattagtcctttttttttttttttttttttttttttttttgagatggagtcgcgctttgtcgcccaggctggagtgcagtgctgcgatcttagctcactgcaacctccgcctcccgggttcaagtgattctcctgcctcagcctcctgggtagctgggactacaagtgtctgccaccacacccagccaatttttgaattttttttgtagagacgggatttcaccatattggccaggctagttgcaaactcctgaccttgtgatccgcccgcctcagcctcccaaagtcctgggattacaggcgtgagccaccacgccttgcctTTAAGTATTAGTTctattgagttttcttttttgagaactCCAGTTGTTTACTGATTCTCCTTTTGCCTAActtctctttctatctttttgtttaagatagggtctcactgtgtcacctaggctggagtccagtggtgcaaacatggctcactgcagcctctgcctcctggcctcaagcaatagtcctgccttggcctcttaagtagctgggtctacaagtGTGTgcagccacacctggctaatttttgtattttttgtagagatggggttttgccatgtttcccaagctgtcccaaactgctgggctcaagcgatccacctgtcttggcctcccaaagtgctgggattacagacctgagccaacgcgcccggccctctatcattctttttaatccttttaacCTATTCCTTTGTTTCCATTTCCTGTCATTGCTTTCTCATTTTGGTCCTCTTTTTCCCATTCTCTGCTTTCCAAGATGCCTATTCCCATTGTGCTCCTTTTCCtgttgtcttcatttctctgtgtGATTTTCCCTCCTTTCCTGAGTTCTTCTAGTGTACATTTCATGTCTTTCTGTTGTCTCACCATCCCTTCTTCAAGCTCTACTCTGTGGTATTCCTTTATAAAGGCAGTTgcctcatttaattatttttatggatGGAAATGATCACTTTTCTCAGTAATAGTAATTCctcgggccaggcgcagtggctcaagcctgtaatcccaacactttgggaggccgagtcagttggatcacttgaggtcaggagtttgagaccagcctggccagcgtggcaaaattccatctgtattaaaaatacaaaaacaatgagccgggggcgggggggaggtggtggtgtgcacctgtaattctagctactcaggaggctgagggaggagaatcgcttgaacctgggaggcagaggttgcagtgagctgagattgtgccactgcactccagcctgggtgacagagtgagacttcatcttaaataaataaataaataaataaataaatactgtggATTAATGTGTGTGGGTCAAAGgctctttccttctctgctttCCAGAAACAGCTTCCTGCATACATGGCTGCCCTGTGTGATTCCGGTTGCAGCCTCACCTCCTTTGCCTCTCTGAACCAAAGAAGCCTGCCCTACTTACCCCAGTTGCCAAACACAGGAAGTGATTTTCTGCCTGAGCTTTCTGAAATCTGCTCCCTCCCAACCCAGGGCTTTCCATGCCTATTCATTGCACTTCCTTCCTCATTGCTTCTACCCAGTCTGCTGTTTTGGGAAGCCCTGACATGTATTTTGGTGTCTGCAAATTTTATCTTCTGAtctcactgaaaataaaattggagTTTTACTTGTTTTCCTTGTTGCTTCCGAGATCATTCGAGAGCTCACCAGTTCTgattttaaaacagcaaaaacagCCTTATTAGCTAATGTTACCTATTCAATTAGTAAAATcacccaaaaaaaaaatgtttttgggcatgttagtttgctaaaaatAAATCAGGGCCTTGGCCTGCAGGTTCTTCTAGAGGAGAGATGATAGCAGGGCTCTATGCTCAAAACTTGCCAAAAAACTGTCTtcgggccagacatggtggctcacacctgtaatcctagcactttgggaggctgaggtgggcgaatcacctgaggtgggagttcaagacctgcctgaccaacatggagaaaccctgtctctactaaaaatacaaaattagccaggcgtgatggcacatgcctgtaatcccagctacttgggaggctaaagcaggtgaatcgcttgaactagggaagcagaggttgcagtgtgccgagatcgcacccctgcactccagtctgggcaacaagagcaaaactctgtctcaaaaaaaaaaaaaaaaaaaaaaaacaaatgaaaaaaacaaataaaaaaactgtcttccatgaccaggcgcaatggctcacgcctgtaatcccagcactttgggaggctgaggcgggcggatcacttgaggtcaggagtttgagaccagcctggccaacatggtgaaaccccatctctactgaaaatacaaaaattagccagaaacaATGTGTTGGCatgcgcctggagtcccagctacactactaaggaggctgaggcaggagaattgcttgaacctaggaggtgaagcttgcactgagccaggattgcgccactgcactccagcctgggtgaccaagtgatactccatctcagaaaaaaaaaaaaaaaaaactgtcttgcAGGAAGTTGAGGAAGCACAGAATTCCTGGTCCTGCCAAGTCAGAGTATACCTTGTGCGCCTTGCGCCTGTATCTGTCCTCTAGTGATATGAGGGGTGTGGCTAGAGGGCAATTCTATGAACCCACAGATTAGCAGCAGCATGTGTGTCAGTGTAAGCTTAGAGTGTAATTATATgcctgttttcaattttaaatgtgatcttatggccaggcgtggtggctcatgcctgtcatcccagcactttgggaggccgaagcaggaggatcacttaagcccagcagtttgagactatcctgggcaacatggcaaaaccccgtctctacaaaaatacaaaaaaattagctgggtgtggtggcatacactgtgcaatcccagctacctgcaaggctaaggtaggagggtcacctgagctcaggaagtcaaagctacagtgagctgcgatctCGCCAGTGTCCTACCGCctcagtgacagactgagaccttgtctcaaaaaaataaaaaataaaaataaatgtgatctTAAATTGACTGAAGGCAAGAGTGGAGCCCAGGTCCTGCCTGAGAGGGGCATGTCCAATTTTATCATGTTTGTATGTGAGGGTTTACATTAACTTACAGAAAATTAATTGAGCATCTAaccttaaataaatttattagcTTTAATAATAGAAATGTCACTGAGAGTtcgagtgcaatggctcacgcctgtaatcccagccctttaggaggcccaggcgggcagatcacctgaggtcaggagttcgagaccagcctggccaacatagtgaaaccccatctctactaaaaatacaaaaattagccaggcatggtggcaggtgcctatagtcccagctactctggaggctgaggcaggagaatcgcttgaacccaggaggctgaggttgcagtgagccgagatctcgccattgcagtCCAGGCTGGATGAccaagtaagactctgtctcaaaaaacagaaaaaaagtgcaGCTTTTTTTAGGATTGAGGTCAAGAGGGAAATTTCCTCCTCAGGCTCATCAAGAGGACATTGTATGGTATAAACAATGTCATCAACAACTTCCTGGCAGCATTAATGTTCTCGACAgccattaatttcttttctttctttctttttttttttttttttttgagatggagtcttggctctgttgcccaggctggagtgcagtggcgtgatctcggctcaccaaaacatctgcctcccaggttctagcaattctcctgcctcagcctcccaagtagctgggattataggtgcccgccaccatgcccagctaatttttttgtatttttagtagaaatagggtttcaccgtgttggtcaggctggtctcagactcctgacctcagataatccacccgccatggcctcccaaagtgctgggatcacaggcatgagccacaatgcctggtgACAGCCATTAATTTCTAATGACACTTTACTTAGAGTGTCAGCCAGGGCTATGAAGCCAACACACTCTTCAGTAAACATGGTTCTGTCGGGGGTCAGAACAGTGTGATCCAGGCTCAGCTCTCTGCTTTGGCCTCATCCTCGGGTAGATTTTACAGTCCCTCATCTAAGGAAGGGGCTGTGTTCTAGCAGTCCTCCCTATTGATTTCTTTTACTCAAATATTTGGGCAGTGGAAGGTTTAACAAGTtcccagaaaatattttgtattaccAATTAAAGATCTGTTCATAAGCTCCCACTGCAGACAAATTTGAGGGCTCTTTTAACAATCCAGTTAACTTGCTTCTAGTCATTGGTATAGACACCTAGGGTCCTGATTGCAGGGGCTCTGTCGTCTTTCCTGTGTCTTAAATACAAAGTAATGAGGTCATAAACACCAGGTACATGTTATACAAGAAATTATTATGTAAGCTTCTTTTGAAAGGAGACCAAGCTTTAGGGAAATGTCTGTGGTACCAATAAAAAACTCATTGATTCACTCATTACATTGAATCAAGCATCAGGCATTATGGTGAGTATCGGGGTAATTGGGTAGGTACCCTGTTGATGTCCTTTAAAATTCCCACCTGATCTCATTTTCAGATGAAGACATGGGACATGGAACCCAAATCTTTAAGGCTTTGAAATTCTGGGTGATTGCCACAAAGATTATGAGGCCTGACAACCAGTCAGAATGAAataagcctgtttttttttttttccccttcaacttttaagttcaggggtacgtgtgcaggatgtgcaggtttgctacaaaGGTAAatgcgtgccatggtggtttgctgcacagatcattccaccacctaggtattaagcccagcatccattagctattcttcctgatgctgtccctccccctcccccacaggccccagtgtgtgttattcccctccatGTGCTCgtgtgttctcttcattcagctcctacttataagagagaacatgcagtgtttggttttctgttcctgtgttagtttgctgaggataatggcttccaatcCATTcgtgtccctgcaaaagacataatctcattcctttttatggctgcatagtattccacagtgtgtatgtactacattttcttcatccattgaggggcatttgggttgattctatgtctttgctattgtgaatagtgcagcattgaacatatgtgtgcatgtgtctttataacagaatgatttatattcctttgggtatattaaACCTGATTATTAAAGACTTTGAGGATATCCTAGCCTCTTTGTGTTCACTGgaagtttaatttttataaatttcccCCTTAGTTTCCTTTTGTCATCATGACAGGGAGTTGAGTAGACAttgtatgtttttcttcattgtttcagATTTTGAGATACAGAGTGAAAATGGGGAGAACTGTAATCAAGACATGTTTGAGAATGAATCACGTGAGATATTCTCTGAAATGCCTGAAGGTGAAAGTGCTCAGCACTCCGATAGGGAAAGTGACTTTGAGAGAGATGATGGCGTCCAGAGGGCCCAGGGACACATCCCAGGCGAGGACCACGGGGAGGTGCTCTCTCAGGACAGGGAAGTTGGCCAGCTCATAGGCCTGCAGGGCACCTACTTGGGGGAGAAGCCCTACGAATGTCCCCAGTGTGGGAAGACCTTCAGCCGGAAATCCCACCTCATCACACACGAGAGGACCCACACAGGAGAGAAATACTACAAATGTGATGAATGTGGAAAAAGCTTTAGTGATGGTTCAAACTTTAGTAGACACCAAACCACtcacactggggagaagccctACAAATGCAGAGACTGTGGGAAGAGCTTTAGCCGGAGTGCCAACCTCATAACCCACCAGAGGATCCACACGGGGGAGAAGCCCTTCCAGTGTGCCGAGTGTGGCAAGAGCTTCAGCAGGAGTCCCAACCTCATCGCACATCAGCGCACCCACACGGGAGAGAAACCCTACTCGTGCCCTGAGTGTGGAAAGAGCTTTGGCAACCGATCCAGCCTTAACACGCATCAGGGGATCCACACTGGAGAAAAGCCCTACGAATGTAAAGAATGCGGCGAAAGCTTTAGTTACAACTCCAACCTAATCAGACACCAGAGAatccacacaggagagaaaccctataaatgtactGACTGTGGGCAGAGGTTCAGCCAGAGCTCAGCCCTCATCACCCACCGGAGAAcccacacaggagagaaaccctaccAGTGCAGTGAGTGTGGGAAAAGCTTCAGCCGCAGCTCCAACCTGGCCACGCACCGGAGAACCCACATGGTGGAGAAGCCCTATAAGTGTGGGGTGTGCGGGAAGAGCTTCAGCCAGAGCTCCAGTCTGATCGCACACCAGGGTATGCACACAGGGGAGAAACCCTACGAGTGCCTGACATGTGGGGAGAGCTTCAGCTGGAGCTCCAACCTCCTCAAGCACCAGAGGATCCACACAGGAGAGAAGCCCTACAAATGCAGCGAGTGTGGGAAATGCTTCAGCCAGCGCTCCCAGCTGGTAGTGCACCAACGGACCCACACAGGCGAGAAGCCCTACAAATGCCTCATGTGCGGCAAGAGCTTCAGCCGGGGCTCCATTCTGGTCATGCACCAGAGAGCCCATTTGGGAGACAAGCCCTACAGGTGCCCTGAGTGTGGGAAAGGCTTTAGTTGGAACTCGGTCCTCATTATACATCAGCGAATccacactggggagaagccctACAAATGCCCCGAGTGTGGCAAAGGCTTCAGCAACAGCTCTAACTTTATCacacatcagagaactcacatgAAAGAGAAACTTTATTGAAGTGGCAAAGAGCGAAAGTGAGGGACTGGCCTGGAGTGGGAGTTGCCACACTGCCCCAGCAGTGATTCCCTTTCAAAGAGCCGGGCTTCCTAAACATTCTGTGGGGTTTTGCCGGAATCTTCCCCTTGCTCATCCTCATTTCCAGGACACTGTCATTTTAGTGGTCTGAGTCAAGTCCCATATACATTCAAGAACAGGGCATAGGAGTGGAAGTTGGGTCTTTTTCCCTTACATTGGGTGACTTGATTAGCCCCCTCTCTCGTGattcctctgtgcctcagtttcctctttggtAAAATGGGGGGGGAAATGTTTCTCCACTTGGAATGGAAGACAGCATGGCTCACAACGTGGGCCAAgtcctcagagaaatactggaaatCTTTGGTGTGGttctggttgttttgttgttttgctgcTACATTGTTGGGCTAAGGTGCCTTCACCCCAAGCTGTTAGTGTTCCAGAGCTCCCTGCCCATGCTAGAATCTGCTCTTCTGGCTTTGGTGCCTTGGGCTTTGATTTCAGGTCAAGATGGAGGGGCTTCTCCAGTTCTGAGTCACCCACATGAAGATAAAGCCCCTTTCTATTTCCAGAAAGTGTCAGGAGCACAGAAACATGAGGAAGTACAGCCTGGAGCCAGTGTCCCAGTGTCCTTTCCATTGGTAAGAGTTGGACAGGGCCTGCAGGAGAGGGGTAAACTGAGGACATTTCAGTGTTTGCTTTTGTCTCTGCCTACTGTCCTTTGGTAGCTAGGTCAGCTACCATGGGAACACATTTGTTCTCGTGGGGTTTTGTCCTGGAGAGTGTAGTGAAGTCTGAGAACCCCAGCTGCCATCCCATGGTGGATGGTAACTTCTGTCTCATCAAGAGTAAAACAGTCCTGCATGCAGCAGGGTGGGTTTGTGCCTTTGGCCCAACAGATACATAGCCCCATAATTTCTGAATTATTCTATGCACTTGTTtccctcttcttttatttttt encodes:
- the LOC105464718 gene encoding zinc finger and SCAN domain-containing protein 2 isoform X1, yielding MMAAEIPRVTTPLSPLVQVPQVEDRQKEEVTTMILEDDSWVQEAVLQEDGPESEPFPQSAGKGNSQEEVTRGPQGALSRLRELCRRWLRPEVHTKEQMLTVLPKEIQAWLQEHRPESSEEAAALVEDLTQTLRDSDFEIQSENGENCNQDMFENESREIFSEMPEGESAQHSDRESDFERDDGVQRAQGHIPGEDHGEVLSQDREVGQLIGLQGTYLGEKPYECPQCGKTFSRKSHLITHERTHTGEKYYKCDECGKSFSDGSNFSRHQTTHTGEKPYKCRDCGKSFSRSANLITHQRIHTGEKPFQCAECGKSFSRSPNLIAHQRTHTGEKPYSCPECGKSFGNRSSLNTHQGIHTGEKPYECKECGESFSYNSNLIRHQRIHTGEKPYKCTDCGQRFSQSSALITHRRTHTGEKPYQCSECGKSFSRSSNLATHRRTHMVEKPYKCGVCGKSFSQSSSLIAHQGMHTGEKPYECLTCGESFSWSSNLLKHQRIHTGEKPYKCSECGKCFSQRSQLVVHQRTHTGEKPYKCLMCGKSFSRGSILVMHQRAHLGDKPYRCPECGKGFSWNSVLIIHQRIHTGEKPYKCPECGKGFSNSSNFITHQRTHMKEKLY
- the LOC105464718 gene encoding zinc finger and SCAN domain-containing protein 2 isoform X2; the encoded protein is MFISLLVSSLCAMSAPELRCRRGLELPLHYFEIQSENGENCNQDMFENESREIFSEMPEGESAQHSDRESDFERDDGVQRAQGHIPGEDHGEVLSQDREVGQLIGLQGTYLGEKPYECPQCGKTFSRKSHLITHERTHTGEKYYKCDECGKSFSDGSNFSRHQTTHTGEKPYKCRDCGKSFSRSANLITHQRIHTGEKPFQCAECGKSFSRSPNLIAHQRTHTGEKPYSCPECGKSFGNRSSLNTHQGIHTGEKPYECKECGESFSYNSNLIRHQRIHTGEKPYKCTDCGQRFSQSSALITHRRTHTGEKPYQCSECGKSFSRSSNLATHRRTHMVEKPYKCGVCGKSFSQSSSLIAHQGMHTGEKPYECLTCGESFSWSSNLLKHQRIHTGEKPYKCSECGKCFSQRSQLVVHQRTHTGEKPYKCLMCGKSFSRGSILVMHQRAHLGDKPYRCPECGKGFSWNSVLIIHQRIHTGEKPYKCPECGKGFSNSSNFITHQRTHMKEKLY